In one window of Chitinivorax sp. B DNA:
- a CDS encoding 3'-5' exonuclease family protein has translation MFDQTIVFVDLETTGGSTTTDRITEIGVVEMGPEGVSEWSTLINPQMAIPPFIERLTGISNDMVQSAPTFAEVAPDLAQRLTGKLFVAHNARFDYGFLKNEFKRLNLSFRSEVLCTVKLSRRLYPREYKHNLDSIIARHALPVDERHRALADARALWLFVRKLEREQPDALKEAVAELTKQPTLPPFLDREVVEDLPETCGVYLMFGENQLPIYVGKSTNIRKRVLQHFAADAQNGKEMQISQQVRRIEWFETAGELGALLTEARLIKDLQPTLNQRLRRNGEMCAWQLQETDDGFLQPKLVYAQDLDFGWQENLYGLYHSQREAQNTLRKIADVNQLCLIRMGLESANRSVTKPCFAYQLKRCRGACVGREAPSMHNIRVLTALSKARVQAWPYGGCIAIREQDAMGSRQDLHVIDHWCYLGTVSDEAALQTLLAEPPKPRFDIDTYKLLHKQLKHVKSADIVTLTRAVAPVDG, from the coding sequence ATGTTTGACCAAACCATTGTATTTGTAGACCTGGAAACCACCGGGGGCTCGACCACCACGGACCGTATCACCGAAATTGGCGTGGTGGAAATGGGGCCGGAAGGTGTGTCTGAATGGAGTACCCTGATCAATCCGCAGATGGCTATCCCGCCATTTATCGAGAGACTGACAGGTATCAGCAATGACATGGTACAAAGTGCACCTACGTTCGCCGAAGTTGCACCGGACCTAGCACAGCGTTTGACTGGCAAGCTGTTTGTGGCCCATAACGCCCGATTTGACTATGGCTTCCTAAAAAATGAATTCAAGCGTCTGAATCTGTCTTTCCGTTCCGAGGTACTGTGTACGGTCAAACTGTCACGTCGGCTGTATCCTCGCGAATACAAACACAATCTGGACAGCATCATTGCTCGCCACGCGCTGCCGGTGGATGAACGTCACCGTGCCTTGGCCGATGCCAGGGCGTTGTGGTTGTTTGTGCGCAAGTTGGAGCGGGAACAGCCTGACGCCTTGAAGGAAGCGGTAGCGGAACTGACTAAGCAGCCTACACTTCCACCTTTCCTGGATCGCGAAGTAGTGGAAGACCTGCCAGAGACGTGCGGTGTTTACCTGATGTTTGGTGAGAACCAACTACCGATTTATGTTGGCAAAAGCACCAACATTCGCAAGCGGGTGCTACAGCATTTTGCTGCCGATGCTCAAAACGGTAAAGAGATGCAGATTTCACAGCAAGTACGTCGTATTGAATGGTTCGAAACGGCGGGTGAACTGGGGGCGCTGTTGACTGAGGCAAGACTGATCAAAGATCTGCAGCCTACGTTGAATCAGCGTCTTCGCCGTAATGGAGAGATGTGTGCATGGCAGTTGCAAGAAACGGATGATGGCTTTTTGCAACCTAAACTGGTATATGCGCAGGATCTCGATTTTGGATGGCAAGAGAATCTTTACGGCCTTTACCATTCGCAACGAGAGGCTCAGAACACACTGCGCAAGATTGCAGATGTCAACCAACTCTGTTTGATCCGTATGGGTTTGGAAAGCGCAAACCGTAGTGTCACCAAGCCTTGCTTTGCCTATCAATTAAAGCGGTGTCGCGGGGCCTGTGTGGGGCGGGAAGCACCTAGTATGCACAATATTCGTGTGTTGACCGCATTGAGTAAGGCTCGGGTGCAAGCGTGGCCCTATGGCGGTTGTATTGCCATTCGTGAGCAAGACGCAATGGGCTCTCGTCAAGACCTACATGTAATAGATCACTGGTGTTATCTGGGTACAGTTAGTGACGAAGCTGCGCTGCAAACTTTACTGGCTGAACCGCCCAAGCCACGTTTTGATATTGATACCTACAAGTTGTTGCACAAGCAGTTAAAGCATGTCAAGTCTGCGGATATTGTGACCCTAACGCGGGCAGTCGCTCCGGTAGATGGGTGA
- a CDS encoding YaiI/YqxD family protein: MRIWVDADACPMVIKEILYRAAERIQLELILVANQFLRVPTSPYIRSVQVPKGFDVADNHIADQVASGDLVVTADIPLAAAVVDRHAFALNPRGEFYTKENIREALDMRNFMDTLRSSGVETGGPAAFGQADRQAFARQLDQFLAKIERPR, from the coding sequence ATGCGAATCTGGGTGGACGCTGACGCGTGCCCGATGGTAATCAAAGAGATCCTGTATCGAGCAGCGGAGCGTATTCAACTTGAATTGATTCTGGTGGCCAATCAGTTTTTACGAGTACCGACCTCGCCCTATATTCGATCGGTCCAGGTGCCCAAGGGTTTCGACGTGGCGGATAACCATATTGCTGATCAAGTGGCATCGGGAGATCTGGTAGTCACGGCTGATATTCCACTAGCCGCCGCTGTCGTTGATCGACATGCTTTTGCTTTGAATCCGCGTGGCGAGTTCTACACTAAGGAAAACATTCGCGAAGCGTTGGACATGCGCAACTTCATGGACACGCTCCGTTCCAGCGGTGTGGAAACAGGCGGCCCAGCTGCATTCGGTCAAGCAGATCGACAAGCATTTGCAAGGCAGCTCGACCAGTTTTTGGCCAAAATCGAACGGCCAAGATAA
- a CDS encoding cold-shock protein, with amino-acid sequence MATGTVKWFNDSKGFGFIKPDDGGDDLFAHFSQIQSNGFKTLTENQKVSFEITNGPKGKQASNIQPV; translated from the coding sequence ATGGCAACTGGTACCGTTAAGTGGTTCAATGACTCCAAAGGTTTTGGTTTTATCAAGCCTGACGATGGTGGCGACGATCTGTTCGCGCACTTCTCGCAAATTCAGTCCAATGGTTTCAAGACGCTGACCGAAAACCAAAAGGTCAGCTTCGAGATCACCAATGGTCCGAAAGGCAAGCAAGCCTCGAACATCCAACCAGTGTAA
- the ylqF gene encoding ribosome biogenesis GTPase YlqF, whose amino-acid sequence MSIQWFPGHMASARKQAAKTMALVDVVVEVVDARIPAASSNPMIHELRRERQRPCLKVLNKTDIADPTVTAQWLTHFQQEKGVTAVALSCNKQSDVARIPALAQKLAPHRDDNIKPLRLMIMGIPNVGKSTLMNAMVKRKVAQVGDQPAVTKSEQRIDISPRLTVYDTPGLLWPKIKYPLDGFMLAACHAVGTNAVMEEEVAAALGDMLLARYPATLEKRYGLDASNMDGVAIVEAVGKRRGCRKKGGELDLEKAALILLTDFRSGILGRISLETPDTRQAMMDAQVEVPATDTADENIDDQA is encoded by the coding sequence ATGAGCATTCAATGGTTCCCAGGCCACATGGCCTCTGCCCGCAAACAAGCGGCCAAGACCATGGCCCTGGTCGATGTGGTGGTCGAGGTGGTCGATGCGCGCATTCCGGCAGCAAGCAGCAACCCGATGATCCACGAACTACGTCGCGAGCGGCAACGGCCATGCCTGAAAGTACTGAACAAGACCGATATCGCCGACCCGACAGTAACAGCCCAATGGCTAACGCACTTCCAGCAGGAAAAAGGTGTCACAGCGGTGGCGCTGTCCTGCAACAAACAAAGCGATGTCGCCAGAATTCCCGCGCTGGCACAAAAGCTGGCACCCCATCGGGACGACAACATCAAGCCGCTTCGCTTAATGATCATGGGTATTCCCAATGTCGGCAAATCCACCCTGATGAATGCCATGGTCAAGCGTAAAGTGGCCCAGGTTGGTGACCAGCCCGCTGTCACCAAAAGTGAACAACGCATCGACATCAGCCCGCGCCTGACTGTTTACGATACCCCAGGCCTGTTATGGCCAAAAATCAAATATCCGCTGGACGGTTTCATGCTGGCTGCCTGTCATGCTGTTGGCACCAATGCAGTCATGGAAGAGGAAGTTGCTGCTGCCTTGGGTGACATGCTGCTGGCCCGCTACCCTGCCACGCTGGAAAAGCGTTACGGACTGGATGCCAGCAATATGGACGGCGTGGCAATCGTGGAGGCAGTCGGTAAACGCCGTGGTTGCCGCAAAAAAGGGGGGGAGCTGGATCTGGAAAAAGCAGCCTTGATCTTGCTGACCGATTTCCGTAGTGGCATTCTGGGCCGCATCAGCCTGGAAACCCCCGATACCCGCCAAGCCATGATGGA
- a CDS encoding enoyl-CoA hydratase/isomerase family protein, whose translation MATLKLDKQDDLYLLTQINGARANTFTDEVLDEYNAVLDQIEAESGNAALVLTSDDPKFFSNGIDLEYIQSKGMEYLFGHFVPRLDQLLLRLALINLPTVACLNGHAYAGGALIASAFDFRTMRADRGFLCFPEIDLKLGLSPVMTEIVKLLPNEQTRLELVLTGRPIGGEEAAKRGVVDLAVAADVLLPQTLEMAGKLAKKDRRTYTQIKHGFRGHLQGLVDLSKR comes from the coding sequence ATGGCTACACTCAAGCTCGACAAGCAGGACGACCTCTATCTGCTCACGCAGATCAATGGTGCTCGTGCGAATACCTTCACTGATGAAGTACTTGATGAATACAATGCAGTATTGGATCAAATCGAAGCGGAAAGTGGCAATGCTGCGCTGGTGTTGACCAGTGATGATCCAAAATTCTTCAGTAATGGTATCGATCTAGAATATATCCAATCCAAGGGAATGGAATATTTGTTCGGCCATTTCGTCCCGCGCCTGGATCAATTGTTGTTGCGCCTGGCTTTGATCAACCTGCCCACTGTCGCTTGTTTGAATGGCCATGCCTATGCAGGCGGTGCATTGATTGCTTCAGCGTTTGACTTTCGTACCATGCGTGCTGACCGGGGATTTCTGTGCTTTCCGGAGATTGATCTGAAACTGGGGTTGAGCCCAGTAATGACAGAGATCGTCAAACTGTTACCAAATGAACAAACTCGTTTGGAATTGGTGCTGACCGGCCGCCCGATCGGTGGAGAAGAAGCGGCTAAACGTGGTGTTGTTGATTTGGCCGTGGCTGCGGATGTTCTGTTACCACAAACATTGGAAATGGCGGGCAAACTGGCAAAGAAAGATCGCCGTACCTACACACAGATCAAACATGGATTCCGTGGCCATTTGCAAGGCTTGGTAGATCTAAGTAAGCGCTGA
- a CDS encoding HAD family phosphatase: MPAAIIFDFNGVLVWDSHLHEQAWCEFARRLRGSPLTQDEIIQYIHGRTNRTVLEYVLSRDVTADEALLLGEAKEAIYREQCPYDAVANHLSPGAVPLLNVLRESTIPYAIATSSGLGNMMFYEQQYRLQQWFAPEFLIYDDGTVRGKPAPDLYLRAAQRLQTRPAHCMVVEDSVSGIESARAAGIGHIVALGPTQEHARLHTVPGVANVINSLAEIDLQMFQHLPVAIG; this comes from the coding sequence TTGCCTGCTGCAATCATCTTTGACTTCAATGGCGTCCTCGTCTGGGACAGCCACCTTCATGAACAAGCTTGGTGTGAATTTGCGCGCCGTTTGCGGGGTAGCCCGTTAACGCAGGATGAGATCATCCAGTACATCCATGGCCGCACCAATCGAACTGTATTGGAATATGTACTGTCACGCGATGTAACTGCTGACGAAGCGTTGTTGCTGGGTGAAGCCAAAGAGGCTATCTATCGCGAGCAGTGTCCATATGATGCTGTTGCAAATCATCTGTCCCCCGGCGCAGTTCCGTTACTGAATGTTTTACGTGAATCCACCATTCCTTACGCCATTGCTACCAGCTCTGGTCTGGGAAATATGATGTTTTACGAGCAGCAATATCGTTTGCAACAGTGGTTTGCCCCGGAGTTCCTGATTTACGACGATGGTACGGTGCGTGGTAAACCAGCACCTGATTTGTATTTGCGTGCGGCGCAACGTTTACAGACCCGGCCTGCCCATTGCATGGTAGTAGAGGATTCTGTCTCAGGTATCGAGAGCGCCCGTGCCGCCGGGATTGGCCATATCGTGGCCTTGGGGCCTACACAGGAACACGCGAGACTACATACCGTGCCCGGTGTTGCAAATGTGATCAACTCCTTGGCAGAAATCGACTTGCAAATGTTTCAGCACCTCCCAGTTGCGATTGGGTAA
- a CDS encoding TlpA disulfide reductase family protein, which produces MSIRLLRTSIALVVTAGLAACSPFGAAESAPNVSMTSIKGQPVALAPKGKVTLVNFWATSCGTCVKEMPQLVATYQKYRDKGYETVAVAMSYDPPNYVLNYAEKNQLPFPVTLDVEGKAAQAYGGVMVTPTTYLIDKRGNIVQRFIGEPNMTELHKLIEDKLAEQV; this is translated from the coding sequence ATGTCAATCCGTTTGCTTCGTACTTCAATTGCTTTGGTCGTGACAGCTGGCCTTGCTGCATGTTCCCCGTTTGGGGCTGCCGAGAGCGCGCCGAATGTATCGATGACCTCAATCAAAGGACAGCCAGTAGCATTGGCACCTAAGGGCAAAGTCACGCTGGTCAATTTCTGGGCAACCAGTTGCGGGACATGTGTCAAGGAAATGCCCCAGTTGGTCGCCACTTATCAAAAGTACCGGGATAAAGGCTATGAAACCGTTGCGGTAGCCATGAGTTACGACCCGCCAAATTATGTTCTGAACTATGCTGAAAAGAATCAATTGCCATTCCCGGTGACATTGGATGTGGAAGGCAAGGCTGCGCAGGCTTATGGAGGGGTGATGGTAACGCCAACAACCTATCTGATCGACAAACGCGGCAATATTGTGCAGCGCTTCATTGGCGAACCCAATATGACAGAGTTGCATAAGCTGATTGAAGATAAACTGGCTGAGCAGGTGTAA
- a CDS encoding adenine nucleotide alpha hydrolase: MRKKTLLSWSSGKDSAWALHVLRQQSEYEVVGLFTTVNAVFNRVAMHATQMSLLQQQAAAAGLPVHVIRIPHPCSDADYANAMWEFVDKVKMQGIECMAFGDLFLEDVRRYREESLCHIGIEPVFPLWGIPTDVLADQMLAAGVKAYVCCVDPRQAPSGLAGCEWNRQAIEQLPPEADPCGERGEFHTIVVDGPFFNYPISVQVGIVVERDEFVFADIVPVYE; this comes from the coding sequence ATGCGAAAAAAGACCTTATTAAGCTGGAGCAGCGGTAAAGACAGTGCATGGGCCTTACATGTACTGCGTCAACAGTCCGAATATGAGGTAGTTGGGCTGTTTACCACGGTCAATGCAGTTTTTAACCGTGTTGCCATGCATGCGACACAAATGTCACTGTTGCAGCAACAAGCTGCCGCTGCCGGTTTGCCAGTGCACGTCATTCGTATACCCCATCCCTGTAGTGATGCCGATTATGCAAACGCTATGTGGGAATTTGTCGACAAGGTGAAAATGCAGGGAATCGAATGTATGGCTTTTGGTGACCTGTTTCTAGAAGATGTACGACGCTATCGTGAAGAAAGCTTGTGTCATATAGGTATCGAGCCGGTATTCCCATTGTGGGGGATACCAACAGACGTTTTGGCAGACCAAATGCTAGCCGCTGGTGTGAAAGCCTATGTTTGTTGTGTCGATCCTCGTCAGGCACCATCCGGACTGGCTGGATGTGAGTGGAACCGACAGGCCATCGAACAGTTGCCACCGGAGGCTGACCCATGTGGTGAACGGGGTGAATTTCACACCATAGTGGTTGATGGCCCGTTCTTCAATTACCCGATTTCGGTTCAGGTTGGCATTGTGGTGGAACGTGACGAGTTTGTTTTTGCAGACATTGTGCCCGTATACGAGTAG
- a CDS encoding prolyl oligopeptidase family serine peptidase translates to MKQVVRSLMLAWTSLLISPAFAEGYSGLGTESLAKETIEQFRPKPLDTSLTGRIQNMLDISSPGAGMLTADGKQLFFTWRVTGISQVWRLDGPQRFPVQMTGGEDATRLAGITPDNRFLLISRDRKGEENPGLYLQPTDGGSLIEIQHKPKVQTRLQFVSDDSQYVYYSANDQRQDSYALYRYEIHTGKKTLIFNQPGLWNIADHQADGRLLLEKNLSNVITEYYEFQPTTQQLTPLLGQDEKAEYNAAYSAHPGELIVQTSKLGDFRRLYRWQGGKFTPLSPEIKWDVSHFSIDPARRHIVFSINEGGYTRTAALDATTYAPIKLPTFKDADHIVINSHTRDGRFSVLAIETATAPLVSYIYEWKTGKLTQWQQSMTPEIDTRRFAKATLESYPARDGTPIPMFVRRPAQCDPAPCPVVVHFHGGPEGQSDAGFSAYAQLFVDAGFIFVEPNIRGSDGYGKTWLGMDDGPKRLDVVSDIEDAARYIRTNWGKNGRTPKIGIAGGSYGGYATLAGMTLFAGAYDAGVSTVGISNLMTFLQNTAPYRRQLRIAEYGNPETDRDALVKLSPINHIDKLAAPLMIIQGVTDPRVPVGEAIQMYEAAKKRQVPAELMLFADEGHGTQKRENRVFNIGHTLRFFETHLKHNP, encoded by the coding sequence AGGTTGTGCGTTCACTGATGCTGGCATGGACCAGTCTTCTTATCAGCCCGGCTTTTGCCGAAGGTTATTCTGGCCTGGGCACTGAAAGTCTGGCCAAAGAAACCATCGAACAGTTTCGGCCAAAGCCATTGGATACCTCGCTGACAGGCCGCATCCAGAACATGCTTGATATCTCCAGTCCGGGTGCCGGCATGCTAACTGCAGACGGTAAACAATTATTTTTCACTTGGCGGGTAACGGGGATTTCTCAAGTGTGGCGACTGGATGGCCCACAGCGCTTCCCTGTCCAGATGACTGGTGGTGAGGATGCCACGCGTTTGGCTGGCATCACGCCGGATAATCGCTTTCTGCTGATTTCACGCGACCGCAAAGGCGAAGAAAACCCTGGCTTGTATCTACAACCAACCGATGGAGGAAGCCTGATTGAGATTCAACATAAACCCAAGGTGCAAACCCGCCTGCAATTTGTGTCAGATGACAGTCAATATGTCTATTACAGTGCCAATGATCAGCGCCAGGACAGTTATGCGTTGTATCGTTATGAAATCCACACTGGCAAGAAGACACTGATCTTTAACCAACCAGGGCTATGGAATATTGCGGATCATCAGGCCGATGGTCGACTGTTGCTAGAGAAAAATCTTTCCAACGTCATTACCGAATACTATGAGTTTCAACCTACCACTCAGCAACTCACTCCATTATTGGGGCAAGATGAAAAAGCTGAATACAATGCGGCCTATAGCGCCCACCCTGGCGAACTGATTGTACAGACATCGAAATTAGGCGATTTCCGTCGCCTGTATCGCTGGCAAGGTGGCAAATTCACCCCGCTCTCGCCAGAGATCAAATGGGATGTCAGCCATTTCTCCATTGACCCAGCACGTCGCCATATTGTCTTTTCGATCAACGAAGGCGGCTATACTCGAACCGCGGCATTAGATGCCACAACCTATGCACCAATCAAGCTGCCGACCTTCAAAGACGCAGACCACATTGTCATCAACAGCCATACACGTGACGGGCGTTTCAGCGTGTTGGCCATCGAAACCGCCACTGCACCACTCGTCAGCTACATTTACGAATGGAAGACCGGTAAGCTGACACAATGGCAGCAGTCGATGACCCCAGAAATCGATACCCGACGTTTTGCCAAAGCCACCCTGGAAAGCTACCCAGCTCGCGATGGCACACCGATTCCCATGTTTGTACGTCGTCCAGCCCAGTGCGATCCTGCACCCTGCCCTGTCGTTGTCCACTTTCATGGTGGGCCGGAAGGACAATCTGATGCAGGTTTTTCAGCCTATGCCCAACTATTTGTCGACGCCGGTTTTATCTTTGTTGAACCCAACATACGTGGTTCTGATGGCTATGGTAAAACTTGGCTGGGTATGGATGACGGTCCGAAACGACTTGATGTTGTCTCCGATATTGAAGATGCAGCCCGTTATATCCGCACCAATTGGGGTAAGAATGGTAGAACACCCAAAATCGGTATTGCCGGTGGCAGCTATGGCGGTTATGCCACACTGGCAGGTATGACCCTGTTTGCTGGTGCCTACGATGCAGGTGTCTCAACAGTAGGTATCTCCAATTTGATGACATTCCTGCAGAACACTGCACCATACCGCCGTCAGCTACGAATTGCTGAATATGGCAACCCGGAGACAGACCGTGATGCACTCGTCAAATTGTCACCCATCAACCATATCGACAAATTGGCAGCACCGTTGATGATCATTCAGGGTGTTACCGACCCGCGCGTACCCGTTGGTGAAGCAATACAGATGTATGAGGCTGCCAAGAAGCGTCAGGTCCCCGCCGAATTGATGCTATTTGCTGACGAGGGACATGGAACACAGAAGCGTGAGAATCGTGTCTTCAATATCGGCCATACTCTTCGGTTCTTCGAAACCCATTTGAAGCACAATCCTTGA
- a CDS encoding ribonuclease E inhibitor RraB — protein sequence MTEPIRYIDFTFLFAEPDEAEAFADDCAELEYQVEISEYDGDDDRYGWIAIVTLQMAPHSPPMTAAEVAMRGFATRHGGRYAGWA from the coding sequence ATGACTGAACCTATTCGTTATATCGACTTTACCTTTCTGTTTGCTGAGCCTGACGAGGCTGAAGCATTTGCTGATGACTGTGCCGAACTTGAGTACCAGGTCGAGATCAGCGAATACGATGGTGATGATGACCGCTATGGGTGGATTGCCATTGTTACGTTGCAAATGGCACCACACTCGCCCCCAATGACCGCGGCAGAAGTAGCTATGCGGGGCTTTGCTACTCGACATGGGGGACGTTACGCTGGCTGGGCCTGA
- a CDS encoding PsiF family protein — MTAAHAEDAPNKQQNKMAQCNKEAEGKKGDERKKFMSDCLKNKKKAQQEKMASCNKEAEGKKGDERKKFMSECLKKDG; from the coding sequence ATGACTGCAGCACATGCTGAAGATGCGCCAAACAAGCAGCAAAACAAAATGGCTCAATGCAATAAAGAGGCTGAAGGCAAAAAAGGTGACGAACGCAAGAAGTTCATGAGCGACTGCCTAAAGAACAAGAAAAAGGCCCAACAAGAAAAAATGGCCTCATGTAACAAAGAAGCAGAGGGTAAAAAAGGGGATGAGCGGAAGAAATTCATGAGTGAATGCCTGAAAAAAGATGGTTGA
- a CDS encoding WbuC family cupin fold metalloprotein — protein MKHISPAQLGELVGQAQRSLRRRANLNLHLELGDPIQRLAIAMEPDTYVRPHRHPHTWELLYPLVGRFLVLHFDEDGVVTDRRVLGEDAAVVETPAGQWHAVLSLDSGGVIFEVKHGPYQPLPEFDQAAWSPHMDSAQAGELVAWYARAQVGMRFSERG, from the coding sequence ATGAAACATATTTCTCCCGCACAGTTGGGTGAATTGGTCGGACAGGCTCAGCGATCGTTGCGTCGCCGAGCCAATCTCAACCTTCATCTGGAGTTGGGCGATCCAATCCAAAGGTTGGCAATCGCGATGGAGCCCGACACTTATGTCAGGCCACATCGTCACCCACACACCTGGGAATTGTTATATCCATTGGTGGGACGATTCCTGGTGCTGCACTTTGATGAGGATGGTGTAGTAACGGATCGTCGCGTGTTGGGTGAAGATGCGGCAGTTGTTGAAACACCGGCGGGGCAGTGGCATGCAGTTCTATCACTGGACAGTGGTGGCGTAATATTTGAAGTGAAACATGGGCCCTATCAACCGTTGCCCGAGTTTGATCAGGCCGCATGGTCTCCGCATATGGATTCGGCACAAGCAGGCGAGCTGGTAGCTTGGTATGCGCGGGCGCAAGTGGGTATGCGTTTTTCTGAGCGAGGTTAA
- a CDS encoding DinB family protein, protein MITWKKHFLYQTDYQHWANDQLFVAVDQLDEGALGQVGGLYYESVLGTANHMLVAWLNWWARMQGVTPPHAQTVKLHGDWRSVKHALRHETRAFQHWLELQQDPFYENSVTYHTTANHENTSWVPDVLTHMMTSMAHHRGQLSVIAVRLGAPLPEMDFIHYKREMADHLSHLRDQQS, encoded by the coding sequence ATGATTACCTGGAAAAAGCATTTCCTGTACCAGACTGACTACCAGCACTGGGCCAATGATCAGTTGTTTGTTGCCGTGGACCAGCTGGATGAAGGTGCGTTGGGGCAAGTGGGAGGTCTGTACTACGAATCAGTGCTAGGCACAGCTAACCACATGTTGGTCGCGTGGTTGAACTGGTGGGCAAGAATGCAGGGTGTAACACCACCTCATGCCCAAACAGTAAAGTTGCATGGTGACTGGCGAAGCGTCAAACATGCATTACGTCATGAAACCCGTGCTTTTCAACATTGGCTGGAATTGCAACAGGATCCTTTCTACGAGAACAGCGTGACTTACCACACAACAGCCAACCATGAAAACACCAGTTGGGTACCGGATGTCTTGACCCATATGATGACCAGTATGGCTCATCATCGTGGCCAACTTTCTGTAATTGCCGTTCGTCTAGGGGCACCATTACCCGAAATGGATTTTATTCACTACAAACGCGAAATGGCTGATCATCTGAGCCATCTGCGTGATCAGCAGAGTTGA
- a CDS encoding YaeQ family protein produces the protein MALKATIFKAQLQIADMDRHYYQDHNVTLARHPSENDERMMVRLLAYALYAHERLDFGKGLCDDETPDICLMELTGDMALWIELGQPDEKRLRKACSRAEKTVVFAYSGNSADIWWEQIKNKVNRLESLTVYNLPYVTAVELAKLAQRTMQLQCTIQEGQVWLTDGVETVQVDVAAAKVC, from the coding sequence ATGGCGCTGAAAGCAACCATTTTCAAAGCGCAATTGCAGATTGCCGATATGGATCGGCATTATTATCAAGACCATAACGTAACGCTTGCACGCCATCCTTCAGAAAACGATGAACGGATGATGGTGCGTTTGCTGGCATATGCGCTATATGCCCACGAACGGTTGGATTTTGGCAAAGGTCTTTGTGACGACGAAACTCCTGATATCTGCTTGATGGAGTTGACGGGTGATATGGCATTGTGGATTGAGCTGGGGCAGCCTGATGAAAAGCGGTTACGTAAAGCCTGTAGCCGCGCCGAAAAGACGGTTGTGTTCGCCTATAGTGGTAACAGTGCTGATATCTGGTGGGAACAGATCAAAAACAAGGTCAACAGGCTGGAAAGTCTGACAGTCTATAACTTGCCGTATGTTACGGCAGTGGAGCTGGCCAAACTGGCTCAACGGACGATGCAGTTGCAGTGTACCATCCAGGAAGGTCAGGTGTGGTTGACCGATGGGGTAGAGACAGTGCAGGTTGATGTGGCCGCGGCCAAGGTCTGCTGA